The following proteins come from a genomic window of Bactrocera tryoni isolate S06 chromosome 1, CSIRO_BtryS06_freeze2, whole genome shotgun sequence:
- the LOC120766926 gene encoding extensin-like: MRVFVLVSCLIAGALARPEAPLVGYTYNGLLQNPASLHQQLPSEHAFGNFAAPPPTTYGTPLAGEPALNNIEQPAEAAGPEDVNQQQYQAVQPLPLDQQDSYNAAYQQSSIAQEGGYPYAPQPTTVHKHVYVHVPPKDFEDEDVIETRVRHAPAAKQKHYKIVFIKAPAPPSIRPPVVPPPPQNEEKTLIYVLHKKPEATKDIVIPTAAPTKPSKPEVYFIKYKTKKEEAPVYGPPPQQQNDNHNDNGNGNNNFIAADMDPRHADLPAAEYGAPAADEFAADLTAPLTTIQPALESEQPQSHDQQPQFVNDLPADAFDLPTALPFAAGEQPQPTVQSPSNQYLAPEPMAPIVVEEPTHLPSSSYGPPSNRFFLKKK; the protein is encoded by the exons ATGCGTGTATTTGTGTTAGTGAGCTGCTTGATTGCGGGCGCTTTGGCGCGTCCTGAGGCGCCGCTTGTAGGTTACACCTACAATGGATTACTGCAAA ATCCCGCCTCACTGCACCAGCAGCTGCCCTCCGAGCATGCCTTTGGCAACTTTGCCGCACCACCACCGACCACTTATGGCACACCGCTCGCCGGTGAGCCCGCATTGAACAACATTGAGCAGCCAGCCGAAGCAGCCGGACCCGAAGACGTCAATCAGCAGCAGTACCAGGCGGTTCAACCACTACCACTCGATCAGCAAGACTCCTACAATGCCGCCTACCAACAGTCGAGCATAGCACAAGAGGGCGGTTACCCTTACGCACCGCAGCCGACCACTGTGCACAAGCATGTGTACGTGCACGTGCCTCCCAAAGATTTCGAGGATGAGGATGTGATCGAGACACGCGTGCGTCATGCCCCAGCCGCCAAGCAAAAGCACTACAAAATCGTTTTCATTAAGGCGCCAGCACCACCATCCATTCGTCCACCAGTTgtgccaccaccaccacaaaACGAAGAGAAGACACTCATCTATGTGTTACACAAGAAACCCGAAGCCACCAAGGATATTGTTATACCTACAGCGGCACCAACCAAACCCTCCAAACCGGAAGTCTACTTCATCAAGTACAAGACCAAGAAAGAGGAAGCTCCCGTCTATGGACCACCACCACAACAGCAAAATGATAACCACAATGACAAtggcaatggcaacaacaactttATCGCTGCCGATATGGATCCTCGTCATGCTGATTTGCCTGCCGCCGAGTATGGCGCTCCTGCAGCTGATGAGTTCGCTGCTGATCTCACTGCGCCACTCACTACCATTCAGCCTGCCTTGGAGTCGGAGCAGCCGCAATCGCACGACCAACAGCCACAGTTCGTAAACGATTTGCCCGCCGATGCCTTTGACTTGCCAACTGCATTGCCCTTTGCCGCCGGCGAGCAGCCACAGCCCACCGTCCAGTCGCCCAGCAATCAATACTTGGCTCCGGAACCCATGGCACCCATCGTGGTGGAAGAGCCCACTCACTTGCCATCGTCCAGCTATGGACCACCCAGCAACCGCTTCTTTCTGAAGAAGAAGTAA